Sequence from the Zeugodacus cucurbitae isolate PBARC_wt_2022May chromosome 5, idZeuCucr1.2, whole genome shotgun sequence genome:
GCACATAATTGTTAATGTTGAAACAGCTAGGGATATTAAGACTTTAAGGTAAGACCAcgataaaaaaagtaaaatgctgTGAATAGAAATTTAGAAAGCTTTGAATAGTTAAATGCAAGACGAGTCGGAGACTGTTGGTGAACTATTAGATTTCAGATGTCAGGAACATTAGATCAGTTCTTATATAACGAGCACTAAGTATAGACCACTGATAAGTCATAGATCAGGGGTCTgaaattactttcaaatattaattattagaaGTCAAGTATCAGAGTGCAATGATCTCAAATGAATATCATAATTCGAAGAGGGATCagagattttttttcaatatttagtcattcgtctacattaatattgtcaCCTTCAATATAGTCCCCATGCAATATTTTACACTTATGCCAaggcttcttccaatcgtcgaaacacttctcaaagtTACATTGAAAATGACTACCAACTACTAGGGAACAAAAACTcaatatgagaaaaaaaaaagtGAGAAGCAAATAGTCGAAGATTATAAGTAGAAACTTGATAGTAGAGACCTCATATCACATGTACCAAGATTCGGTATTTCTATATCTTGAGCAGCTATTAATCTCTAGCACAGAATGTAAACATTCAAATTGTGGTTCAAATTTCCAGAAAGAGAAGTCAGATTCCAAATAAGACTTGAGAGAAAATGAACTTGGATTTGCAAACAGTGATCTATAAAAGATCAAAGCCAAACATCGAAGATAAAAAAACTAGTGCACAAAGGTCCCATCGACGTAAAATCAGATATATAGACCAAtcaatatgcaaatacataaagCATGGATCAGGTATAAAGGTGCTCAGATTAGGACTTcagatttaatataaaaagttaaGATCGAAACTCCTTACTAAGATGAAATAAGAGTAACCCTTAGTCTTTCGatcgataaaatacaaagttatAAGAGATCTCTAATCGCGAACTACACAACATGATATTAAAGACCAAATTCAGAAACccagagaaataaaaaaactctACCCAAAAGGTTTCCTCTAGaccatttgtaaaattttttgaagtaaatatattttccactgTGTAACAGACTCCAAAGGACGctcttcaatttttatattttttttcttgtaatcACAATTTTTAAACCCGTTTTTATGAATGTTTGATTCTCCGCTATTACATTACACGCTGTCATCGTTGTTAGCGGTTTTTCTCTGCGCTCTTTCAACACGCATACGCGCCCGCATATTTACATTGACATATTATACCGTTTTGcttgtttcttgttttttcttctttcttctgCTTTTTGAAACCGCTATTTTGTTGGCATTAATGGCGCACACTTAACTGGGTCGCTTGTCATCGCCGCCGCCATACAACATAATTAAATGACTGTAAGTGGTGGCTACACGgcggtgcgtgtgtgtgtgggggTGTTGGTGTTGATCTTTGCGGTGCCCTCATCAACATttatgcaaacacaaacacacacatacatatacttacatacatacgaacatcATCTGCAAGCGTCGCATACTTGGTCTTCATTGAAGGGCCTCATGTGCTTCGCGTTTGGCATGCGGCATGTGATTTACTCGCTATTTGGTCGCTTAAAGGCTTAAGCAAGTCATATAATTTCACTTTGTAAACTTTTAATGGCTGCTCTGCTCAGCTCTTGATGACACATCACAATTTGTGTCACCACTTTGTTGATGGGTCCAGTTATTTAATGTGAGGCTCACGGTATGCTCTTAAAAATGCGAAGCAAATTTTATGCCTCAGCGGTGTGTAGTAATCACTCGGTAATGTAGAAATTAAGAAGAGATACTTATTTGATTTCAGTTGAGAGTGGCGCATCATGCTGTGAGGGGACTAAAAGTAGATAGTACAGCTTTTATAGtcgtaaatatatgtacatatctgaaTATGTCATCATTAGTAAATAGACATATGAACGAGCATGCAGAAGGTCTAGGAGGTCTAGAAGATCATATTAGCTTATAAGCTCTCATATAGAGAAGAAcaaaatgatattttattgGAAATCTGAGATAACGaagaattttgttaaaaaactagAATAAGTTAAGTAAAGAAATAGACAAATGGTTGGTCCAAATAAGACCCAATTAGATTACATTAGCGCTACTTTTCCCAAGCAAATTTATGCTAATTCTCTCTCCTATTACATATGATACAAATACCTTTAACCCAGATTCGTCCAGAGATACCCATTTTGTCACCAACTCGTGCGTACTCACATTCTACAATATAGACAGAACACATGAGAGAGAGATAGATAGATATCCATAGACTTAGTCCAAGTATTCAATACCAATaccttaaaattttatatctgTTCTCTGGCGAAAATACGGCTCATACCACACGGTATTAGTCAAGACGTATTTTCTTGTCCGATACGACAACTGCCCTTAGCTTTATATGTGACAACCcaacaagacgaaacaaaaaCGCATGTCTGTGTCTTGACTTATTTGAAAAGGTTTTGTCGAACTTCTTATGTATTTTCATATAGCCAACTCACACCAAATGCGACAAAATTTGTCTCAAACCGTCTTTGATGTCGTACAATACATGCTGAGCAACAGCGCAACCAACACAGAATGAaccaatacaagacaaggcacgacaaggaAAGACAGAAAAAcgacaaaataaattttcttttatttcgagACAAAAAGACAAAATATTTGCTACGTCGCATTGTATTTCGCTTGGTGTGGGTTAGAGTAAAACaggtttttgtgtcttattagtcaaagatgTTTTTGTGGGTAGAGCCTAAAGCTAGTAGTACTaatggctaacaaaaaatatatttactttctaTATAGAGGTATTGATCTATGATTTTTCGACTATTGGCCATGCAAGAGGCGAACGTGAAATAAAGACATTGAGCTGCTCTTCTCACAACAGCGTCCATCTCGAACCCATCCTTATAAAGCGTAATGCATTCCCTATCTATGCGCGGTCACTTCTTCACGCTCTTGAAGGGATAAAAGTTCTTTTCGAAGCCTAGGACTGTGGACCTTATACATATTTTCCGTAAGGATGTTAATATCAAAGACGATTCCGTGTCCAAATGAACTCATATTCCATAGTCCAGAGCATATTGAAGATATTacgaaaaatcgcaaaaataaattttaaagtgaTTTAACCCTTGAAAGGGGAAGACTTCTTctaaattgtattgaaattaaatattcttgtatatttatgtaataccTTGTAACTTATCTTCCACTCAACTCACGAAAACCATGAATTTATCACAATAATATTTATCTACAACAAACTCACCACCAATTCCACCACAATAAGCGCTTATCCAGAAATTTATGCGTCGCGATTTGCGCTTAATTACTACGCACTCAATACACAGATTTTAGAATTTTAGGCTGTTCAAAGTGGCACAACCCTAAATCGGCTGTGGATTAGCATAAATAATTGGCTGAAGTCGGTAAGTAATGGGtgacattaaaaataaacaaaaactaaattaagaaaaaaaatagtgaataaaaatttaatgcttaTCGCGCAAGCAAAATAGAACGATTTAAAGCAACTGAGAGGAAAATGAAGGAAATTTATGCAAGCATATAAGCAGCGAGGTACgacagggcgtatacgtaatcaaAACAAATGCCATTTTCGCATAAACACGACGCAGGAATGTATTggcaatggaaatggaaatgcaAAACTAATGGTCAAGGTTTTCACAAAAGTCatgctttttatttatatatgtgtatatatagcaACACTCAGGGCGTGGAAAATCACAGTAAAAGTAAAGCGTAAAGCAATAAATATCTATCAGACGCGCTTCAAACTTCCCGAAAGACGCAGAAagcaaaacacatttttttgtgcTTCTCAATGAATTTGATTGATTTGTTGATTTGCGAGGGTATTATGCTGcgcgcctgtgtgtgtgtgtttctgtgtgtgaatctgtacatatgtaaattaagcTTTTGGCTTACAAAGCTTTTCCAAATAATGAATGGGGGCAAGTGTAGGCATGAATCAATAGAGGAATGAGTCAAACGGTGTTGGAGTGTTGTTGgtaaattgcatataaataaataacggcGATAAAAATGAAAAGCGGAATGAGAAAAGTAAATTAGAGTCAAGTAAAAAAGTTTTGGCGTTGAATTCACGCCCACTTTTTCTATGAATTGACTAAGCACATTcactgtaaaatttattttgtattttttcttgcaTTTCTATGAGTTTCTTATGCatctacaatttatttttttattttagtatatgTTTATCTAGCagctatgaaaatatttatttaaaatgacgCCTGTAAAtccattaatatttcattaaatatcttCTGCTGTGTACTAGAAACGTtcagttttgtttactttagtgaatattaacatttataaaattcgttTTATTGGCGTATTTATTCAGTGAATAAGCAATTTGATTACACAACTCGATAaagctgttaaataaatattattaataaataatttaatggcTTCTTTTgaggcgtttttttttttttgtataaacgaatttagaaaataaatattgaggaTATTACGAAGAGATAGTGCTTTTGTGTACACAAGTTGTTCAAAGAAgctaataaaacttaaaaaaaaaagaaaatttaaaaaaattttaatcaaaaaattaattcatataAACTTGAGGAGAttaaaaaatctttcaaaaaatattatcaactcTCATGGAAGATTGCAACTTGAATTTcaccaaattttttgcaaatattcacatttaaaaaaatttcacgaaattaaaaattatctgtAAGCTTTCCGTCAAGCTTTCTATAGATTCTAAAATATCCCTAAAATATACTAATCCGAAgacttttcttatgtaaaatataatataatatatattttgcaatatttctttgaatttcaaaatattatacaggtggcaactccaaaaaaaatatgtcattGAAGCCTCCAGAAGCTTTGGAaccaatttattaacatattatttaaaaatattatatttaacccttttaaatgcaaaaaatcgGAACATTCAACTCCAGCGCCATCTATCggattataaaatttgaaaaaccacgaaaaatataataatatataaggcACATATTTCCAcacaagtaaatatgtaaattccgACGATTTATGCGAGTTTAATATTACGTCGTCCTAAATCGATTAATAAGCGGTCGACAGCTGCAAGTTTCTCCTTTTAAAACTCTACCCAATACCAACGTCTACGAATTGTTAATGTTATAAAGattttaaatgaatgaaaagtgtAATTGTAGATGTAGAGGGACAGCGGCAACATATTGCGTTACAAGAGAATTTACTCTAATGCCATTTTCAAAACTTTGGCAACTCACACCGGAGAGCATAATCGagatatgtgaaatatttgtactcctatatttgttggtatgtaaacatagtacataaTTTCTCAAGAAAATCGATTTCGTGATAAATTATTCGATTTGCTTTAATGGCAAATTcttcagaaatactaaatagtAATAAAGTTTACcagttgaaaattttccaataattttgaaatttcaaagaaTTCTACAACtggatttgttgttggttttgtaatAAGTTCGGATGAAATTTAgcggaaatattatttatgtcatCTACAAACTTCATTTTAGTctcaaaatatacacacataaattgTCCCTCATACTCGCCATTGATAAGGAATTTAATTCTACTTCTTAAAATAActtgtgtttaaaaaataattcggtCTTTAATGATAATGAATTTTTGGGTTCGATCATCTACTCTGATAAACATAAATGCTTGGACAAATGCGTCAGAGAGCAAGAGCAAAACTTGGTGAGAAAACCAAAATACTTCGGTAGTAGTATATTAAACACCTCTCTCTTACATGTCGATAAAAAATTACTCCCAATACACCTCAGTTCATAAGAAAACTAACGGAAGAAAAATGTacagttattatttttctaaaatatttttaggtggcaactctgttccaAAATATTTCTACAGAAGACATTCTCAAGTGCCTTCTATAGGCACAAAAGTTTTAGCGAAATTATTtccttatattttatattggatttttcaaacaggtggcaactctggtcaaacaatattttttttaattcttaccatttaatatatatttattttttaaatttataaataaattaaatttttcaaataggtggcaactctttaacaaatatttaaatttcacagaaatatttGCAGCTTTCAATTAAGCTATACAGCAATTTTCTGGAAACATACATAtcaattataatatacatacatatatttacatacatttatattccatatttcagaaaaaaatctcCTCAAAAATTGCTGCCGTCACTTGGCAATTACtcaaatataaaactatttttaccagCTGACTCTAAGCCCTTAATATGcaacattaatattttactaCAAACAACACgtttaacgggaattttcatggTTATTTTTATGCTTGCTTTCCAGGAGCTGGTTGCCATATCGCCGGAACGACGTAATTGGCGTGGCATATTTATAGCGTTGCTGGTAATAGCAGCTGTCTTCAGTCTCATAATATTCTCCATTTTTCTGCTGTCGCCAGGTAAGTGACATACACAAGTGATAtacaagtacaaaaacaaaaaataactgtaaatatagaaatatggtAACTATGCATATGTAGCTATGTAACGGTACTTAtgtaagtgaaagtgaaaatataatatctctCTAATAGCTGAAAGTGTAATTTCCCCAAagacattaaaattattttgacgcATTAGAGTTAAGTGAAAattttgcacaacaacaacagtaacaacctATATAAGTATGTCTCTATGGTATAAACAATTCTATGCTTATTTATGACTACTCTTATTTTGCAACACACCCTTTTTTGGTAGAATTTcaactctctctctccctctccaTCGCGCTGTCATTAATTTGCCTCATTTAATTTCCATTCTAATTTACATGCAATTATAGAGGATGAGGGGTTGCGCATACGCGGCCGTCACATGGTGCTGCCTGATATTTTGGGCAAAAGTTTGCAATGGAAGCCCTTCAACGGCACTTGGAGTAGCGGTAAGTTAACAAGCTATACTCAAATTCAATGCTTATACATTTAATCTCCgccttctttttatttatttcgcattttttcaGACATTGAACTGATATACCGTGATCCAACGGGCGGCTTATCGATATTAAATCTGGACAATTACACAACGCGGGTTCTAATGACCAACTCGACATTCGTAAGTACTGGCGTCTCAACTCTTCttctaaaaatgctttcaatGCTTCTcccataaattttcattttattacaatttcaaatgatttcctttttctgcttcttcttccttCCAGCGTCAGTTGAATGCTGAATCGTTTCTCGTATCGCCCGATCAGAAATATGTACTGCTGCAGTCCGACAGCAATGCGGAAGGCTCCAGGTATATTTGCGTAGAGATTTGtgcaaataatttgttgtttttatttatactttcttATACACACGTCTAAACATTGCTTGTAAGAAGCTTACTGCTTTGTATTGTTTTCGATactgcaaataaacaaatactctTACAAATATCGCAAGTGGGCAACGGAAGGACAAATTCAATGGCCAGTAgcaatttcatatttacttatgaTGTTCGGGGCATTCCACGATTGAGCGACTTTATGTCATTTGTAGTCGTTCCCTTTTAAATCGCACAAAAAATGCTTTCTGAAAATCGCTTGGGGCATCTGTTTATCGTGTGATCCATCtctttaattgatttaatcTTCATTTCTCTCAAACTATTCAGAATATCACATATACCAATctatcttaatgaaaatatatctgaagtcggttaataaccacgaccaccaTTCAAACAAATGGTATATTCGAACTACTAAAAGTAGGGCTATTATATAAAGATGGTCAAATCTCATATGTCTATTCGATTAATTTGAAccaaatttgaataataatttccCCTTGATATTCTCATTTTAGTATTTAGAAACGAACTATATATTCGaaactttacttttttattacgattattttcgaatattttacttttcatattATACAATTTCAATTCCTAGACATCAATTAAGGTAATGGaataaaatttaacacaaatagtcattttaaaattaaaaaattcctttttataccctcgcaacaaaagttgctaagagagtattatagttttgttcacataacggttgcttgtaagtcataaaactaaacgagttagatatagggttatatatatcaaaattatcagggtgacgagacgagtcaaaatccgaatgtctgtctgtccgtccgtccgtgcaacggataacttgagtaaaaattgagatatcttgatgaaacttggaacacacgttccttgggaccgaacacaaaaagtgtcataactaagccataaataaagttataaaagtaaaatttggaacagaggatcgcactaagaagggacatatttcgatgtaattttttttgaaaagtgggcatggccccgcccccaaatcggttatttgtatatatctcacaaaccaataaagctatataaaccaaactttctgcagtcagttctcttacgtaccccactacacaccatgaaattagttgaaatcggataataaccacgcctacctaccatacaaaggttaggttgaaaatgactaaaagtgagttgactcagtaaggaaaaacgccagaaacactaaatttcacataagaaatgacagatggtagctgcactcagatttttttaaaaaatggaaaatgggcgtggcaacgcccacttatgggtcaaaaaccatacctcaggaactactcgaccaatttcaatgaatcttggtttgtaatagtttccttacatcccaatgatatgttgtgaaaataggctaaatcgcttcacaaccacgcctacttcctatatacgagaactttgaagacaatctgaatcgtttactttacaatatataaagtaagcactagtgaagatatcgatgcagaactttgcacaaatactacctttatagtgtggcagctccattctaaaaatcgccgaaaaacTGAAACTATCAGTATAACCTGTGAGAAATAATGAGAGAATATTTCCTTCTAATAATTTGTCAagatgttaaaaaattataaaaatcggtTCGGTACCTTCCCAAGTCCCCATATGCCCAATTAATGATTTCAGAACTTCCAATTGACTTATCGccgtatatatagatatttttacTATATTAAGAAATCatatatcatttaaaaaaaaatgtgtgaaatcggaaTTAGCCCAGCCCCATAAGCTATATAtaagtttcattattttatttgactttacaaaaataaatacaaattttttttcgcttttaatcGCAAAAGCAGATGATAATGTACTAGACCTTTCTAGGTTCAATATATCCAATATAGTGATTTTCGACCTTCCGAATAATGACTTTATGAGGGATGTATCCACCAATGTTGAACAATAGTGGTATATGCTATTTAAGACATCAGATGGTTAGGTCCTAAAAATCTGTAAATCAGTCCTTAAATCGATTTATGCGTTGCTTTAAACCCCCTTATATTTGGTATAGATTTACGTACTACTGATTGATTGCAATTTATTCACAATTTCGTCaataattcatattaaattcATATCGAATGAGCCTAACGTCTTGCTCATActtggaaaattttttaaatcctcACATTCTAACGAATTATAATGATATTCAGCTGGATCTccacacacacattttctttcataattatttgccaaaaataatcaATTAGTCTTGCCGCCTTGGAATGCACCATTAGCTCTTTCCCACGTGCAGATAATCATAATTTGCACAGCAAATGACTCAGGAAATGGCAATTTCTTGccgatacatatgtattacaatACAATAGCCTGGGCCACATGGCGTATGATAAACATTTGTGCAGCTGATGAGATAAAGAGCCAAATTTTATGACAacgttaatattttttgtgtttaattaCAAAGCGAgtagaaacaacaacaccaccacatataaacatacaagcatatatgtattcataaatatttacataacacgaGCGACTAGTAACATTGACCCACAAGCACACTTACAAACAACTACATATTTGAAAGCAGCTACGAAACACCctaatatatttatgattaacatttcctttgaattaatttttataacacaattttctCCACacaccaaccaacaacaacacgcagacATCACGTTTACGAGGTGCAAACAGCGAACACCTTCCCACTCGGTCCCACAGAGAACATAGCGGAGCCGCCGCGCTTGCAGTATGTCACATGGGCGCCCAATGTGTTACTCGCGCCCgccacaaccacaacaacaagcaccaccactaccacaacaacaacagccagcactacaaccacaacaacgagAGCACCAACCAACACAACCACACAAGCCGCACGTTTGGTGGGCGCCGCTGCAGCAGCTACAGCCGTCAACGCCTCGGGCGGCGGCAGCATATTGCTCAGCAGTTTGGCAGGCGCTGCGACAGGTGGTGGAGCGGTTGGCAAGCCGCCGCCAAGCAATTTTCAATATCCTAACGGTGGCGCTGTGAAAGCATTCCCACAAAATCAGGCAATCGCCTTTGTGTACGAGAACGACATCTACTACAAGCCGAAGGTGCAAGGCGAGCTGGTGTGTCGCATTACAACAACAGGTGGGTGTGAGCTAGTTGTTATTTAAATCTTATAAGCACTCTTGTTATGTTGCATGAGTTCAGCTTTCTACATTTTAGCTTAAACTCTATTCATCTTCTCTCCTCTCCCccttcttttcttcttcttctttctattTCATGTGGCTGTTCGCTACCGCTTCTGCTTCTTCTCGCAAAGGTCGCGCTGGCATCGTCTACAATGGCATCCCGGATTGGACGTATGAGAACGTGCCGGAGCTGAATGGGCGCAGCAGCGGTCTCGCCTTCTCACCGGATGGCCTATTTTTAGCATTTCTCACATTCAACGACAGCGAAGTGAATGAATACAAGTGAGTACcgttatgaatatttaaaattctatcaAATGTGTTAACAAAATGTGCGCTGTAATAATTGGCGCCGTTGTGCGCGCTTGTTacggtatttatatatatgtttagtgTCCGTAGTCAAGCGGATGACGTCAATATATTCAATCGTTTATAACGAATATGAATAAGTGATGCTCACATCAATGATTTCCCGAGCTTCTTCTCCCAGATGAGATGTGAATTCTTCTTTCTACTCGCTCTATACTCTTATCACTCTCCATTATCTCACCCCCTCTCATAGATACACCTGGATGGGCGACGATATCAAGTACCCAGCGGTGCTAACGCAACGCTACCCGAAGGCCGGCGAAATCAATCCGAATGTCACCGTGAATGTGGTGAATCTCTCCGTCCTCAAATACATCTTCCCCACTCAAATCAAACTTCCAGCCGATCTAACGAATGGCAGCTACATTGGCGCCCTAACCTGGGCCACACCCATCGATCTCTCCGTGACGATCACAAATCGTGGTCAAACAAAGGCCACAACTGTGGTTTGTCGCGCACCGGACTTCCATTGTCACCCTGTGCATACAGAGGTAACGGTCAATGACGGTTGGGTGTTACCAGCCGAGCGTCCCATATTCTCTGCACGCAGTAGCGCCAATCTTAAACGCAACCAACTGCAATTGCTCGCCAATGGACTGAATGGCAATAACAGTTACCACAATGTGAGCAACGGTCAAACCACTTATGAGATCTCACATGGCGGTTATCTGCTAAAACGTTTGCCGGTGCGTGATGGCGAACATGGACACTTCCGACATGTGGTCTTCATCTCATCGCTGGATCGCCGACCGGTGCCGCTCACAATGGGACGCTTTGAAGTCACTGAGCTTTTGGGTTGGGATGAGGCGCATGAGATTGTCTACTTTATGGCGGCGCCAGAGAAGCGTCCGGGTGAACGGCATCTCTATAAGATCAGTCTAAAGTTGAATGAGACGCAGAGCAATCGCGCGTATATTACATCAACACAGCCGACTTGCTTGACCTGCGACAACACCATATCCACGTTCCGACTGACAGCGCAAGGTATACATGTGGAGGACGCGGAAAACCGTAGCGATGACGAGACCGAGTGTTACTATGATATACCGAAGAATTGTCTTTACAATAAAATCTACTTCAGCAAAGATTACTCGCATTATGTACAGGAATGCCTCGGACCGGAGTCGCCCAGCGTGTAT
This genomic interval carries:
- the LOC105213776 gene encoding inactive dipeptidyl peptidase 10 isoform X2, giving the protein MQTNVQIDSKNLRSNDDNFRSRGHHITIEELVAISPERRNWRGIFIALLVIAAVFSLIIFSIFLLSPEDEGLRIRGRHMVLPDILGKSLQWKPFNGTWSSDIELIYRDPTGGLSILNLDNYTTRVLMTNSTFRQLNAESFLVSPDQKYVLLQSDSNAEGSRHHVYEVQTANTFPLGPTENIAEPPRLQYVTWAPNVLLAPATTTTTSTTTTTTTTASTTTTTTRAPTNTTTQAARLVGAAAAATAVNASGGGSILLSSLAGAATGGGAVGKPPPSNFQYPNGGAVKAFPQNQAIAFVYENDIYYKPKVQGELVCRITTTGRAGIVYNGIPDWTYENVPELNGRSSGLAFSPDGLFLAFLTFNDSEVNEYKYTWMGDDIKYPAVLTQRYPKAGEINPNVTVNVVNLSVLKYIFPTQIKLPADLTNGSYIGALTWATPIDLSVTITNRGQTKATTVVCRAPDFHCHPVHTEVTVNDGWVLPAERPIFSARSSANLKRNQLQLLANGLNGNNSYHNVSNGQTTYEISHGGYLLKRLPVRDGEHGHFRHVVFISSLDRRPVPLTMGRFEVTELLGWDEAHEIVYFMAAPEKRPGERHLYKISLKLNETQSNRAYITSTQPTCLTCDNTISTFRLTAQGIHVEDAENRSDDETECYYDIPKNCLYNKIYFSKDYSHYVQECLGPESPSVYMVETQSNMKTYILNAGHSLRHRLQQLALPQIRTFSVEIRHGFHAQVRLYLPPGMREDEEVAFPLILHINAAPGSQLVTEKYQVDWNWYLSSQRSMIVAQIDGRGSGFQGELLRTQVHGKLGTVEVEDQLGVLTYLRDNLKFIDPSRICAYGWGYGGYAATMTLIDDSHQVLQCAVAVNPIVSFGYHYSFFTERYIPLKGDYLRALQEADLTMKAGNIKGRNLMLIHGTADRLVHQEHTLMLVRALVDQQVKFRHQVYPDEDHAMTKSLSHVYKTMEWYFDECFGPNDDSEWDPTGLFVFKQ
- the LOC105213776 gene encoding inactive dipeptidyl peptidase 10 isoform X3 yields the protein MNAAQSGGHTSSSSMGKKGSQMEELVAISPERRNWRGIFIALLVIAAVFSLIIFSIFLLSPEDEGLRIRGRHMVLPDILGKSLQWKPFNGTWSSDIELIYRDPTGGLSILNLDNYTTRVLMTNSTFRQLNAESFLVSPDQKYVLLQSDSNAEGSRHHVYEVQTANTFPLGPTENIAEPPRLQYVTWAPNVLLAPATTTTTSTTTTTTTTASTTTTTTRAPTNTTTQAARLVGAAAAATAVNASGGGSILLSSLAGAATGGGAVGKPPPSNFQYPNGGAVKAFPQNQAIAFVYENDIYYKPKVQGELVCRITTTGRAGIVYNGIPDWTYENVPELNGRSSGLAFSPDGLFLAFLTFNDSEVNEYKYTWMGDDIKYPAVLTQRYPKAGEINPNVTVNVVNLSVLKYIFPTQIKLPADLTNGSYIGALTWATPIDLSVTITNRGQTKATTVVCRAPDFHCHPVHTEVTVNDGWVLPAERPIFSARSSANLKRNQLQLLANGLNGNNSYHNVSNGQTTYEISHGGYLLKRLPVRDGEHGHFRHVVFISSLDRRPVPLTMGRFEVTELLGWDEAHEIVYFMAAPEKRPGERHLYKISLKLNETQSNRAYITSTQPTCLTCDNTISTFRLTAQGIHVEDAENRSDDETECYYDIPKNCLYNKIYFSKDYSHYVQECLGPESPSVYMVETQSNMKTYILNAGHSLRHRLQQLALPQIRTFSVEIRHGFHAQVRLYLPPGMREDEEVAFPLILHINAAPGSQLVTEKYQVDWNWYLSSQRSMIVAQIDGRGSGFQGELLRTQVHGKLGTVEVEDQLGVLTYLRDNLKFIDPSRICAYGWGYGGYAATMTLIDDSHQVLQCAVAVNPIVSFGYHYSFFTERYIPLKGDYLRALQEADLTMKAGNIKGRNLMLIHGTADRLVHQEHTLMLVRALVDQQVKFRHQVYPDEDHAMTKSLSHVYKTMEWYFDECFGPNDDSEWDPTGLFVFKQ
- the LOC105213776 gene encoding inactive dipeptidyl peptidase 10 isoform X1; translated protein: MVEIQKPKSALKTPSVKRETVVVNNSAPMKKVTLVAKDEELVAISPERRNWRGIFIALLVIAAVFSLIIFSIFLLSPEDEGLRIRGRHMVLPDILGKSLQWKPFNGTWSSDIELIYRDPTGGLSILNLDNYTTRVLMTNSTFRQLNAESFLVSPDQKYVLLQSDSNAEGSRHHVYEVQTANTFPLGPTENIAEPPRLQYVTWAPNVLLAPATTTTTSTTTTTTTTASTTTTTTRAPTNTTTQAARLVGAAAAATAVNASGGGSILLSSLAGAATGGGAVGKPPPSNFQYPNGGAVKAFPQNQAIAFVYENDIYYKPKVQGELVCRITTTGRAGIVYNGIPDWTYENVPELNGRSSGLAFSPDGLFLAFLTFNDSEVNEYKYTWMGDDIKYPAVLTQRYPKAGEINPNVTVNVVNLSVLKYIFPTQIKLPADLTNGSYIGALTWATPIDLSVTITNRGQTKATTVVCRAPDFHCHPVHTEVTVNDGWVLPAERPIFSARSSANLKRNQLQLLANGLNGNNSYHNVSNGQTTYEISHGGYLLKRLPVRDGEHGHFRHVVFISSLDRRPVPLTMGRFEVTELLGWDEAHEIVYFMAAPEKRPGERHLYKISLKLNETQSNRAYITSTQPTCLTCDNTISTFRLTAQGIHVEDAENRSDDETECYYDIPKNCLYNKIYFSKDYSHYVQECLGPESPSVYMVETQSNMKTYILNAGHSLRHRLQQLALPQIRTFSVEIRHGFHAQVRLYLPPGMREDEEVAFPLILHINAAPGSQLVTEKYQVDWNWYLSSQRSMIVAQIDGRGSGFQGELLRTQVHGKLGTVEVEDQLGVLTYLRDNLKFIDPSRICAYGWGYGGYAATMTLIDDSHQVLQCAVAVNPIVSFGYHYSFFTERYIPLKGDYLRALQEADLTMKAGNIKGRNLMLIHGTADRLVHQEHTLMLVRALVDQQVKFRHQVYPDEDHAMTKSLSHVYKTMEWYFDECFGPNDDSEWDPTGLFVFKQ